The nucleotide window TTTCCttaatataaggtaaggaTTTTTTTACTATATAGCGTATTAATCCACTTGTTTACCTAATCCACCTGCTTATCGTGTAGGTTACAGGcgtttaatattaataatataagtaacTAACAAAGACAGATATGTCCCAGAATTTCATAATAAGAGCCAAAGCACTTTATATAAACCAGTATCCGAAAGGGTCTCTATTAGCAGAAAGCTAGAGGGGAaaaaatttaaaatattCTCATACTATTTCATAGCCTTAAGACTATTCAGAAAAGCTTTTAAGCTCTACACCTTGCTATAGAGACTGCCACCTACAGCATTATCCAGAGCCGTCGCTTGCTCCAGTCCCACGATAGTAAAAAGCTTCTTAGGGGTAAACTTTTTATCTAATCCAGTCCTTCCTGTCTCTTTGATCTGAATGAATACATCCTTAATAGCCTGATAAGCAGGGCCGATGGATGCAAAAGGGAAAATGATTAGCTTGAACCCAAACTCCCTGGCTTCAATAGGTGTCCACGATGGAGTTGCTCCATGCTCGACCATGTTAAGTAGCATAGGCGTGGGGGCCATGATATTGCATACTTCCCGAGCCTCTTGCTCTGTAGTGATACCTTCGAGGAAGCCGACATCCGCGCCAGCCTTGACGGCAGCCTGGAGCCTGCGAATAGCCTCATCGAAGCCATGGGTCTGTAGAGCATCGGTTCTGGCAATGATAACAATGTCAGAACCAAGGTCTCTGCGAGTTTTATAAGCAGCAGCGATGCGCTGTTCGAAGATGTTGATATCGACAACAGCCTTGCCGCCAAGGTGACCGCATCGCTTGGTCTGAATTTGATCCTCAATGTGGAGGCCAGCAACGCCGGAGCGGTGATATTGCGCAACGGTTCGGGCCACCATATTGGGGCCACCGTAGCCAGTGTCGGCATCAGCGATCAAAGGTACAGAATTGTCGAGGTTTGCGATCATTTCGGCGTGTTCGCGCATGTCGTTGAGGGACGCGAAGCCAAGATCGGGCTGGCCAAGCTTGGATGCGACAGTGCCAGCTCCGGTCTGTATTGCCATATTAGCGTTAATGAAAATTACTTGAGAGGTTAAGAGCCTGTCTTACCATGTAGAGGCACTCAAATCCCACCTCAAGTGCAATGCGTGCACTGAAACCTTCGTAAACACCCGGTGCGATCAGAATCTCGTTGGATTCCAGCCTCTGACGAAGTTTGGTAGCGCTGGAGATAGATGAGGCATTGTGCCCATTGCTGTGACCGTTGGTGCTCCCGTTAGTGTGAGACATGTTGATAGATGTTGGTTTCTGTGATTTCCTGTTTCTAGATCGACTTGTATTGTATAGCTGTTTTTTTGTTGTGATTTTTTATTCTATCGTTGAACAGGCTCCTGCAATTAAATAAGTTATGAAATGAACCTTTCGTTAAATTATCACAATAGTAGCATTCCGAACCGGCGTAATACCCACATGTCCGATCGGACTTCTGCAAGTCCGATCGGTCAATCTTCCACCACCCATTTTCTGCAGTCCGACCGGCGTCCATCGCTCATTGTCAGACTACCAATCCCCGCACTCTTTCTAATCCTGCATTAGACTGCCCCAGATCGAATAATCTGGGGCCCCGCACGCTTGTGCCCATGCCGATGCGGGATTGGGAAAGAGCGGAGGTGAGAATCGCCTGTAACGTTCATAGGTATATGAACCAAGCATCCCTGAATCCAAGAGATCATCTTACCTACATCAGTGCGATAATCTCTTCAGCAAGTTCATCAAAATCATCCACTTTGTTCCATCACAGACAATTCAATCCATCGTCGTTATTAACATGTCGCTGACGAAGACTACCTCTTCTGTTCCCCAAGACAATCATCTTTCTGTTCATGACAAGATGCAGGATGAGGAGTACCATCTTAAGGGTGCTCCGTCAGAGACAGGCGTTGCCGATCATGAAACTCCTGAATGGAAGCAGAGCGAGAAAAAGCTTGTTCGCAAGCTTGATATGACACTTATGCCCATAGTTTGGATTCTTTATATGTTCAACTATCTCGACAGGAACAATATCGCGTCAGTGTCCATCTCCCCTGCGCCCCCTTTCCTGGTTCCTCAACTGGACAAGGACTAATCTTGTTCCGCGCATAGGCAGGCACGACTTGACGACTTCGAAGCAGACCTCGGTCTCGTCAACAATGAATTCAATATCGCAGTATCTATCCTCAACGTTGGCTACATGCTCGCGCAGCTTCCTTCCAACATGATCCTTACAAGAGTTCGCCCTAGTATATATCTGCCTTGCTGTGTCATCGTATGGTCTTGTGTCTCCGCTGCCACTGCTGGGGTGACCAGCTTTTCCGGTCTAATCGCCGTACGATTTGTTCTTGGTATTGTCGAAGCACCATTCTTTCCAGGTGTAAGTCATTATCCGATTTGGGTCCCAGCATCAAGCTCTAAAGTTAAGCACTGACATTCGGATGCGGTGACAGGCTTTCTTCATGCTTTCTTCCTGGTACACTCGCAAGGAGCTCGCCCTTCGCACTGCCGTCCTCTATTCAGGTCTTGTCATAGCTACGGCCTTCTCCGGCCTTGTTGCAGCAGGCATATTCGCGGGTCTATCAAATACCGCCGGCCTTCATGGCTGGCAGTGGCTCTTTATCCTGGAGGGTGCCGGTAGCGTTGTTGCCGCCATTTTAGCCTTCATCCTGCTTCCGGACTTTCCTGAGTCCACAACTGGGAGTCAAAAATGGCTCTTGACAGAACAAGAGCGCCAGGTAGCTATCCAAAGGATTGGGCTGGATCGCGTGTCTCTGCCCGAAACTGACCGGTCTGTCTGGCACGGTCTTCGTCTTGCTGTTAAAGATGTTCGGACTTGGATTTTTGTAGGTTTCCAAGCCCCGCCTTGAATAGAAAGAACCGGTTGACCAATCCTTCTCAGGTTGTCATCTTGTGCGCCAATCACACCGCATATGGGttcaacaacttcttccCCACGTCAGTACCAACACTTTTTTTCCACTATCAAAAACAGTATGGTCCGGTCTCTAACCTTTTATCTCCATTAGTATCGTTCGTTCCATGAATCTCGGGAACCGTACCATCACACTAGTCCTTACAGCTCCTCCATATCTGTTCGGTGCCGCTGTTTCCTTCTTGGTGGCTTATTCAAGTGACCGTTTCAACGAGCGCGGATACCATATCAGCGTTCCCATGGTCTTCGCCATCATAGGTTTCATCCTTTCAGTGGCAACCCTCAACAATTCCGCTAGATATGCTGCATCATTCTTCTACTGCGCTGGTGCCTTTGCTGCCAACGCCGCAGTTTATTCGTGGGCAGCCTCTTCGTTGAACCAAACGCCTGAAAAAAGAGCATGCTCGACTGCTATCGTGAACTTGCTCTCGCAACTAGGCAACATTTGGAGCCCTTACTTCTTCCCTGCATCACAAGGGCCACGCTACGTCATGGCTATGCTGCTTATGATGGCTTTCTCCGCACTCAGTATTTTTGCATCACTATTGATGAAGTTCCTGCTTAAGAAGGATAACAGAAGGCTGCTGACTGAAGCAGAGCAGTCTGGTAGGACTGTTAAGCTTTATACTACCTAGGTCTGGTATTTTCAATATCgataatttatatatctCTAAGACATTAAGTAAATAGAGCTTAATATATGTAAACACTAGACTTCTATAATGATTGCAGACGCACTATTGCCATTAAAGCCCACTAAGATAATCTAGATTAAAAGATGTTAGAaattaataagttaattaagCTTTTGTTAAAGCTTgttaaatatatcttttatatagaatttattttcttaatttaATAACTAAAGTTATAAGAACAttttcttaatattaattaagacttagataatattaagataaatatatataggttaactataaataggaAGAGGCTGAACCCGACAGATCCGGCTGATGGACAAGGTAGATGCCTCAGGCACCTTTAACAGACAATTCAGTTCCGTTCCCAAAGAGGCTAATATTTGGACAGTTAAGTCCCGTTCCTAGAAAGGCATAGCAGAATTCTCCGCTCATCTCGATTGACCGCAGGAAGGAGAGATTTGCTAACTATAGTGATGCTTTACTTTTAATTTGTAATAAATTTGGCGGCGCTTTTATTGCCCGGCTTTTCGTTGGTTGGTGGAGCAATTTACCTCAAACTCTATTCGTTCGGCCCGACCGGGCGGTCCCTTGCAAATCATTGTAAGATCTGATGATCCTCCTTTAAGTCTTGTCTAAATTACGAGTTTCAGGTGGCATTCCTATGTCATAAGACGCGTAACGAGTCCTGCTCCACTTATTTGTGACTGTGGTTCCATTTTGAGTCCGGGGCAGGTATTTCCATTACTGGAAGTCTAACTTTCTGTTATACAACAACCaggaataatataaaagacaTGAATCTAAGTATCTAACTATCAATTAGTCTACAACAAACACCCCGATTAATCAACTATACAACACATTTCAACTAAACCATCTCCTTGATACCAAAGTCTTTACGAAGATGCagctcagcagcctccttACTGTTATTTCCCTCGTCTCTGCTTCACTCGCAGCTACCGGTGACCGTGGCAGTTACACTGTTTCTGGCCTTGGTGCCCGCAAGAAGGCTATCTTGAACGCTGGAGGCAACACTCTTGACTTGGCTATTGCCATGCTCGAGGATGAACACATGTCAACCGACTACAAGTATGGTGAGTAAACCCAGCTGCAAAGTTGTATCTACCGACTGACGTACTGAAATTCAAATTTCCATAGGCGACGGCAAGACCCTCGATGCGGCCAACTTTGGGTTGTTCAAGGTTAACTGGGGAATGCTTCGTGTCTGCGCAAAGCGAGCTGGATTTGTAGGACAGTCCGAAAGCCAGTGGGAGAACGGTGCTAAGCTCAAGTAAGTGATATTGGAATAGGCATGCGTCACGTTTACTGGCTAACCGGCGGCTCAATTCACTCACAGCTCTGATATCTACGCTGATGTTGCCTCCCGCTGGGATTGCCAGGAATACTACGGTTACGATAAGTGGTTTGCCGGTCACCGTAACGGCGCTACTGGCTTATCGAACCCCAATACGGAGGATATTCGATTCTACCGTGAGTCTGTTGAGTGGATCCAGGCGCAAATCGATTCGAAGTCTACTTACAAGACTGATGACACTCGCTTTTGGGTTGATGTTAACCCTATCTAAGTCAACATGTCGGTAAGTGCTAAGGtcagggtgccaaaataGGACTATTATATCTAAATACTACCTTGTAGGTGTACTTTAGTGTGTGGTCTTACTGTTGGCAATGTTTAGTATGTGGCACAAGCTATCCATCGTGTAGTtaaggggagaagaggacaGAGATAGACAAGGACTTTCCCACTGTAGTAGGAACAGGAATAGCTCTTATAGTACAAAAACTAGGGTTAAATCGCCCGACGGCGCCGGTAGCCAAATTGATTACAATTAGATAGATAACAGCCTCAGATATATAGGGCTTAtctctttcttattttcttcACTTTAATTTATTCTATTAAGCCAGCTTCAACTGGCACAGAACGGCCTGATTCCTATTAACTGGACTTCCTGGACTACACACTACGGTGAAGTTATGCCAATCACGGGTCAGGTCAACATCTAGTCTCTTCACGGCATCATACCGTTGCAGCATTCGGACAAGAACATACCCGGCCTCCGTCAACGCGAGCTTCTGGCCGATGCAGATCCTCGGACCTCCATTGAACGGTACGAAATGCCATGCGGCGCTCGCGGCTCCCCTCTGCTTCTCCCAACGCTCAGGAACGAAGTCGTCCGCGTCCTCCTCGCCCCAGAGGTCCTTACCGCCTGTAGAGCACGTGCGTGCTGAAGTTGACCTCTGTTCCTTTAGGGTTAAAGATGGGGCTCTTTCCGTCCGGCCCGCCGCCCATTGGGAGGGTCGTGTCGCGGAGCGCGCGGCGGGAGTTGAAGGGTACAACGGTAGTCGCAGGGTCTCGGAGAGCACGTGCTGAAGGTATGTGCATTCTTTCAACGAAGCAAACGTCATCGTAACCGAAGGGCCATCAGGGCTGCAGCCAAAGGTAGAAAGGATCTCGGAGCGAAGTTTTACGAACACACGAGGGTTATGGAGAAGGCAGTACCATGTCCAACTCATCAATGAGGCCGTGG belongs to Fusarium oxysporum Fo47 chromosome V, complete sequence and includes:
- a CDS encoding Pyruvate/Phosphoenolpyruvate kinase-like domain-containing protein, which produces MSHTNGSTNGHSNGHNASSISSATKLRQRLESNEILIAPGVYEGFSARIALEVGFECLYMTGAGTVASKLGQPDLGFASLNDMREHAEMIANLDNSVPLIADADTGYGGPNMVARTVAQYHRSGVAGLHIEDQIQTKRCGHLGGKAVVDINIFEQRIAAAYKTRRDLGSDIVIIARTDALQTHGFDEAIRRLQAAVKAGADVGFLEGITTEQEAREVCNIMAPTPMLLNMVEHGATPSWTPIEAREFGFKLIIFPFASIGPAYQAIKDVFIQIKETGRTGLDKKFTPKKLFTIVGLEQATALDNALSANRDPFGYWFI
- a CDS encoding major facilitator superfamily domain-containing protein, producing the protein MQDEEYHLKGAPSETGVADHETPEWKQSEKKLVRKLDMTLMPIVWILYMFNYLDRNNIAQARLDDFEADLGLVNNEFNIAVSILNVGYMLAQLPSNMILTRVRPSIYLPCCVIVWSCVSAATAGVTSFSGLIAVRFVLGIVEAPFFPGAFFMLSSWYTRKELALRTAVLYSGLVIATAFSGLVAAGIFAGLSNTAGLHGWQWLFILEGAGSVVAAILAFILLPDFPESTTGSQKWLLTEQERQVAIQRIGLDRVSLPETDRSVWHGLRLAVKDVRTWIFVVILCANHTAYGFNNFFPTIVRSMNLGNRTITLVLTAPPYLFGAAVSFLVAYSSDRFNERGYHISVPMVFAIIGFILSVATLNNSARYAASFFYCAGAFAANAAVYSWAASSLNQTPEKRACSTAIVNLLSQLGNIWSPYFFPASQGPRYVMAMLLMMAFSALSIFASLLMKFLLKKDNRRLLTEAEQSGRTVKLYTT
- a CDS encoding cytochrome P450 codes for the protein MGATRSTNLKTVLGRSIFAADGASWRAARDMMRPLAALLLSLTLDSATELFLGQSTSTLQASLDGDDSHLGMEFHHAFERMVAVLETRVRLRSFYWLYGTRELRLCVETLHGFVDIAITASDMAKKEGSSQALYDFLNVLRERCSGGDEEVREQILGLLAAGRDTTASLMSWTWYCLLHNPRVFVKLRSEILSTFGCSPDGPSVTMTFASLKECTYLQHVLSETLRLPLYPSTPAARSATRPSQWAAGRTERAPSLTLKEQRSTSARTCSTGGKDLWGEEDADDFVPERWEKQRGAASAAWHFVPFNGGPRICIGQKLALTEAGYVLVRMLQRYDAVKRLDVDLTRDWHNFTVVCSPGSPVNRNQAVLCQLKLA